Proteins encoded together in one Prosthecobacter debontii window:
- the mtnP gene encoding S-methyl-5'-thioadenosine phosphorylase → MADAPPPAIGIIGGSGLYDFEGFEGREEIEVTTPFGPPSDTLIRGTYAGRQVYFLPRHGKGHRILPTELNHRANIWALRSLNVRWIIAVTAVGSLKEEYKPRDVVLPDQFFDRTSRREHHTFFGRGLVGHVAFADPISAGLRGLLHEELQGLEARVHNGGTYVNMDGPAFSTRAESNANRQLGFDVIGMTNLPEAKLAREAEIALATLAMITDYDCWKTDEKHVTVDAVMSHVAANVALAKSVIARVIPRIPLEPSWPEHHALEGAIMTAKPYWPEQVLHDLKPMLERFI, encoded by the coding sequence TCATCGGCGGCTCCGGCCTCTACGACTTCGAAGGCTTTGAAGGCCGGGAGGAGATCGAGGTGACCACACCTTTCGGTCCACCTTCAGACACCTTGATCCGTGGCACGTATGCCGGGCGGCAGGTGTATTTCCTTCCACGACATGGCAAGGGGCACCGTATTCTTCCTACCGAGCTGAACCACCGAGCCAATATCTGGGCGCTTCGCTCTCTGAATGTGCGCTGGATCATCGCTGTGACGGCGGTGGGCAGCCTGAAGGAGGAATACAAACCTCGGGATGTGGTGCTACCAGATCAGTTTTTCGACCGCACCAGCCGCCGGGAACATCATACGTTTTTTGGTCGGGGTCTGGTGGGGCATGTGGCCTTTGCGGACCCGATCAGCGCAGGCTTGCGTGGTTTGCTGCACGAGGAATTGCAAGGCCTGGAAGCTCGGGTGCATAACGGCGGCACCTATGTGAATATGGATGGCCCGGCCTTCTCCACACGGGCTGAATCGAATGCGAACCGTCAGCTCGGGTTCGATGTGATCGGCATGACGAATCTGCCGGAGGCCAAGCTGGCTCGGGAGGCTGAGATCGCGTTGGCGACCCTGGCCATGATCACGGACTATGATTGCTGGAAGACGGATGAAAAGCACGTCACTGTGGATGCGGTGATGTCTCACGTGGCGGCCAATGTCGCGCTGGCGAAGTCGGTCATTGCGCGAGTGATCCCGCGCATTCCGCTGGAGCCGTCCTGGCCTGAACATCACGCGCTGGAAGGAGCGATCATGACAGCCAAGCCCTATTGGCCCGAGCAGGTCCTTCACGACCTGAAACCCATGCTGGAACGTTTTATCTAA